The following nucleotide sequence is from Ferruginibacter lapsinanis.
GAATTGCCGTTTATCAATGTATAAAATATATACCTAATAAAGTGGTAAATTGCATCTCACAAAATACTGAATATGAATATTGCGATTGTTTGTTACCCTACATTTGGCGGTAGTGGTGTATTGGCTACAGAATTAGGAAAAGCGCTGGCAGATAAAGGACACAGCATACATTTTATTACCTACCAACAACCGGTAAGATTGAGCGGTTTTCATGCTAATATTTTTTACCACGAGGTAAGAGTACCCACTTATCCGTTATTTGATTTTCCTCCTTATGAAACGGCTTTGTCCAGCATGATGGTAGATGTGATCAACAATCACAACATTGAATTATTGCATGTACATTATGCCATCCCTCATGCATCGGCAGCCTATATGGCAAAACAGATCTTAAAGAAAGAAGGCAAGAATATTCCGGTGATCACTACACTGCATGGCACTGATATTACGTTGGTGGGCAGAGATAAAACCTATAGCCCTGTTGTTACATTTTCGATGAATGAAAGTGACGCATTGACGGCAGTATCGGATAACTTAAGAGATGAGACCTATAAGAATTTTGTGATCGAAAAAAATATTGAGGTCATTCACAATTTTGTAGACGTAGATCGTTTTCACAGAAAACCGGTAGATGCTTTTAAAAAATTAATTTCTCCTAATGGCGAAAAAATAATTGTACACGCCAGTAATTTCAGAAAAGTAAAACGGGTAGATGATGTTGTAAAAGCATTTATGCTGATCAACAAACAATTGCCTTCTAAATTATTATTATTGGGTGATGGCCCCGAAAGGCCATATGTAGAAAGCATTTGCAGAGATTGCGTATCGGCAGAAAATATTAAATTTTTAGGTAAGCAGGAACAAATGGAAGATATCTTGCCAATTGCAGATCTGTTTTTATTGACCAGTGAATACGAAAGTTTCGGGCTGGCTGCATTAGAAGCAATGGCAGCAGAAGTACCGGTGATATCAACCAATGCCGGTGGTTTACCCGAAATAATTATTAATGGTTACAGTGGTTATATGAGTAACGTGGGTGATATCGAAGATATGAGCAAAAATGCGCTGCTTATTTTTAAAGATGAAGCTACTACTAATCAGTTTAAAGCAAATGCATTGGCGCAAGCTAAGAAATTTGATATTGTAAATATTGTGCCGCAGTATGAGCAACTGTATGAAAGAGTGCTTGCGGAAAGTATGCTACCTTCTTCTTAACCAGCTTTCCGGATTCATATTGCTGCTTTCAGTACTGGTGATGAGATCTATTGATCCAACCCCTTCGTCATTTGCTGCAACACGACCAATGGTTTGCCCGGTATGTACTGACTGACCTCTTGATAAATTTACACCTGATAAATTACTGTATGTACTAAAGTAACGACCATGCTTGATGATAACCACCTGCATATTATCAA
It contains:
- the bshA gene encoding N-acetyl-alpha-D-glucosaminyl L-malate synthase BshA; this encodes MNIAIVCYPTFGGSGVLATELGKALADKGHSIHFITYQQPVRLSGFHANIFYHEVRVPTYPLFDFPPYETALSSMMVDVINNHNIELLHVHYAIPHASAAYMAKQILKKEGKNIPVITTLHGTDITLVGRDKTYSPVVTFSMNESDALTAVSDNLRDETYKNFVIEKNIEVIHNFVDVDRFHRKPVDAFKKLISPNGEKIIVHASNFRKVKRVDDVVKAFMLINKQLPSKLLLLGDGPERPYVESICRDCVSAENIKFLGKQEQMEDILPIADLFLLTSEYESFGLAALEAMAAEVPVISTNAGGLPEIIINGYSGYMSNVGDIEDMSKNALLIFKDEATTNQFKANALAQAKKFDIVNIVPQYEQLYERVLAESMLPSS